CCAGATCCATCAGAGAGCCGTTGGAATATCGAGGATTGAATGCGTTCAGCACCGTCCCCTGGCGGTAAGCATCATACCTCGATGAGTATTGACAATAACCTGCGAAGTAGCGCCGGACTTGACCCAGCTTATATAAATTATCCCGGATCACGCCAAAATTCGGCATGAACGTGGATTTCATGGCTTCCATGAACAGCACATCATTGCGGCGCGCCGCTTCGATCATCGTCTTCAGCTCACGGCTGTTGGAGGCCGCCGGCTTCTCACAGAGGACATGCTTGCCGTGATTCAGACAGATCAATGAATGCTCCGCATGCATCGAGTTGGGGCTGGCGATATAGACCGCGTCCACCTCTGCACTTGATACCATCGCCTCCAGATCCGTATAGATCGAAGCCCCGGCATACTTGGCGGCAAAAGCCTGTCCCTTCTCCTCTGTGCGGGAATACACGGCCGTAAGCAGAAACTCCTCATTCTCAAGTCCCGCCTGCACAAAGCGGTCTGTAATCCAGTTAGTCCCTACAACCCCGAAACGAATAG
The window above is part of the Paenibacillus sp. FSL H8-0048 genome. Proteins encoded here:
- a CDS encoding Gfo/Idh/MocA family protein, with the protein product MTIRFGVVGTNWITDRFVQAGLENEEFLLTAVYSRTEEKGQAFAAKYAGASIYTDLEAMVSSAEVDAVYIASPNSMHAEHSLICLNHGKHVLCEKPAASNSRELKTMIEAARRNDVLFMEAMKSTFMPNFGVIRDNLYKLGQVRRYFAGYCQYSSRYDAYRQGTVLNAFNPRYSNGSLMDLGIYCLYPMVVLFGKPDTVKAAGLMLASGVDGEGSMVMRYPDMGAVIMHSKIADSYLPAEIQGENATMVIDKINQPYQVKIHYRDGTVEELTLPQVYEAMYYEVEEFIHLLKSGQRESATNSHANSLAVAELMEEARAQIGLRYTSDL